The Comamonas sp. GB3 AK4-5 genome includes a region encoding these proteins:
- a CDS encoding ABC transporter ATP-binding protein — MTLLQVDAISKAFGGVQAVQKVSFSLQAGELLALIGPNGAGKSTTFNMVGGQLVPDSGRVRLAGQDITGLAPRAIWRRGVGRTFQIAQTFASLTVVENVQLALLSADRRIFAWWPRAANHRRGDALALLAQVDMQAQADRPCSALAYGDVKRVELAMALAHDPRLLLMDEPTAGMAPGERVALMQLTRRIARERGMGVLFTEHSMDVVFGQADRVAVLVRGQLLAQGTPQQMRDDPRVQQAYLGTGLVLESQQ, encoded by the coding sequence ATGACGCTGCTGCAAGTCGATGCCATCAGCAAGGCTTTTGGCGGTGTGCAGGCCGTGCAAAAGGTCTCGTTCAGCCTGCAGGCCGGCGAGCTGCTGGCGCTGATAGGCCCCAACGGAGCGGGCAAGAGCACCACCTTCAACATGGTGGGCGGCCAGCTGGTGCCCGACAGCGGCCGCGTGCGGCTGGCGGGGCAGGACATCACCGGCCTGGCGCCACGCGCCATCTGGCGGCGCGGCGTGGGCCGTACCTTTCAGATCGCCCAGACCTTTGCCTCGCTGACCGTGGTGGAGAACGTGCAACTGGCCCTGCTGTCGGCCGACCGGCGCATTTTTGCCTGGTGGCCACGCGCCGCCAACCACCGCCGTGGTGACGCCCTGGCCCTGCTGGCGCAGGTGGACATGCAGGCCCAGGCCGACCGCCCCTGCAGCGCTCTGGCCTATGGCGATGTGAAGCGCGTGGAACTGGCTATGGCCCTGGCCCATGACCCGCGCCTGCTGTTGATGGACGAGCCAACGGCCGGCATGGCGCCGGGCGAGCGCGTGGCGCTGATGCAGCTGACGCGCCGCATCGCCCGGGAGCGCGGCATGGGCGTGCTGTTCACCGAGCACAGCATGGACGTGGTCTTCGGCCAGGCCGACCGCGTGGCCGTGCTGGTGCGCGGCCAGTTGCTGGCCCAAGGCACGCCCCAGCAAATGCGGGACGATCCACGCGTGCAGCAGGCTTATCTGGGCACGGGATTGGTGCTGGAGTCGCAGCAATGA